GCGCCTCCTCCAGGCTTGGTGAATCTGCTCTTCGAACTCTTGTCGCCACCTTGGTTTTCCCAGGCCGGCGTAATGCGAACAACGCCTGTTGATGTGCCTGGATATGGAGAAACCATGGAATTCAAATCGACGCATACGCATGACTCGCTTTACAGCCTCAAGGCTCAGGCGGAGGCATTGCAGGTGCAAGCCAACGCCTCAGGGCACCCGCTCAAGCGAGCCGACGCATTGGAGGCCGTCGCAAAGCAGAACGGCTTCAGGGACTGGAATGCGGCCGCGGCGGCCGGCAAGGCCGGAAGGCTCGTCGCAGGCTCGGATGCCGCGCCCTGGACAACCATCGACGCACCGTTGCCCCAGCTTCGGTTGCGCGTGCAACGACCAGGGGACCAGAGCCATGCAGCGGTGGTTGAGCTCATGCGTTGGGCCAAGCAATTGGATTACATCGGCGACCACGTATCGGACGACCCAGGCGTGGGCGACCTGATGGCCCACATCGGAGGTGACATCCCGTACGTGTTCGTCCGTGACCCTGGGCGATTCGAGGACGACCTGTTCCACCTTTGCGACCGGGGTTACGACGACATTGAAGGCGTGGTGTTCACGCGGGAGCAACTCGAGGAGTCGGGGGTCGTCGCATGGCAGAAGCTTCGTGGCTCCCACGACGGCGACAGGATGTTCTCAGTCGTGGACGACAACTTGCGAATGCACTCCGACCGCGTGGAGCTCAAACAAGCCGCGCGTGTTGTCGCGAGCATCGCAATGATGGCGGACCAACTGAGCGACGCGTCAAGGGCTCGCCCTTAGAGGGCCGAGCCGAACTGGACCAAAGATATGGACGATGAGAACCTAGCACTGGCCGCAGTAGCTCGCGCGGTGCACTCGCTTTCTGTTCCGGAGAAGAGGCTCCTAAGGCTTGCCCTCGAAGGGGCCCCTGGGCGGCGTATCACGCCATCGGAGTACGGTGCAAGGTTCGGGCTCAGCCAAGGCCCCGCCGCCGCGGACCTGAGAACTGCGGCTGATGGGCTGTTTGACGCAACCGTGAAGTTCCCGGGAAGCCGACCCGGCTCTTACGAGATGCGGCGCCTGCTCACTGCCTGCGACCAGAAGGGTCCGGGGTCGGTACGGCTAACCATTGCCTCTGTCGTCCGGGAGCTCCTGGTGCGAATCCCTGAGTACCTCGAGGAATAGGGGTCCGCGCGCTAGCGCGCGGAACAGGGAAGGTCGGCGTCGAATCAGCCGCCGGAGACTTCGGATAACCGGTATTTCGATGGCCAAGAGGAGTTCCGTAAGGCACTTCAGGCACTTGCGTCACTTCAGGCTCGCGAGGATTGACCCTGCGCGAAAGGGCCAGGGACCAGGCCCCCCGCTTATCGGCTATGGCCTCGGGCTACGAGCATGGCAGCTTCCTCAGCCAACCCACAGGATGCGGCAGCTGCTGCAAATTCCCTTTGGCCCGCGGTCGTGTTCGGCCACCAGCGAAACGCTGGCGGGGAGTGGTCGGGTCCTTCCAAAGACCTCAGGGCCGCCTTCCAGACATCGTCTTCCCGTAGCGAATCTGGAGCCGGAAGGGGGTCGAGGCAGTCGAGCACGTCCCCCAGCGACCCGCCACATGCAGTTGCGAGCTGCATCTCCGCTAGCTGAACCACTTCGTCCCTAGTCGCCGAAATTACCCGGTACGAGGCCCAAGGCTTGTCTTTAACGATGCACAACACTTCACGGTCCTGCATCTGCTGCATGAGCTTCCGAGCGGCGGGTTCCAGCGCCTGGCTACACCGACGGCGCTCGTCGTAGTGGTCGAGGGATTGCTTGCTAGCTCGTTGCATGCTGGAGGAATCTCGGGGTTCGGACAGGCGGGGTAGGCGGGGTAGGCGGGCCCAAAATAGTAGCCGACGAAACCACTCGAAGTCCAACCTCCTGCTTCTGATAACCGGTATTAGCAGAACTGGCGCCCCGGAGCTCAGCAGGAGCTCAGCCCTTAGTCGCGAGCTCTGCGGCGAACGTCTCGCAATAAAGGGGCCATGGTGCCGATTCCGGGGTAAGCCAGACTCGGGCTCGACCAATGGCGCCGAGGCGGAGCACGCCGGGTGAAAGGCGCAGCCGAAGGGTCACAACGGCCGTAGGTAGGACCCAAACGGGCGTTTCGCCTGCGTATAAATCGCGACCCCTAGACGCGCTATAGCCGCCGCAAGCGCGGCCCTCAACAACACCAGCACCCACAAGGATATTCACTCGTAGCACCGCCTTCTGCACAAGCAGGCGGAAAGGTCGACTCACGCTTGCTACGGGTGCTGCTCTTTCTTGGAGCAGACCTTGGCCAGTGCCAGTGCAATCCGCGCTACCAGCGCAAACAATAACTCACTCGCCGCGGCGAAACGCGCAAAAAACGACGAGTTCTACACCCAGCTTTCCGACATCGAGAAAGAGCTACGGCAGTACAAGGACCACTTTAAGGACAAGGTCGTCTTCTGCAACTGCGACGACCCTGAGTGGTCGAGTTTCTGGAAGTACTTCACGCTAAATTTCACGCATCTTCGGTTGGCCAAAGTTGTCGCGACTCATTACGCTCGAGGCGAAGTCTCCTACAAGCGTGAATACACCGGTGGCAGCGACATGGCGGGTGTCAGGACTTCCCTCGAGGGGGACGGAGATTTTCGGAGTGCTGAGTGCATCGAGTTGCTCTGCGAAGCCGACATCGTGGTGACTAATCCCCCCTTCTCCCTTTTCAGGGAATACGTCGCCCAATTGATAGAGCATCAGAAGAAATTTGTGATTATTGGCAACAATAACGCCATTACCTACAAAGACATCTTCAGGCTGCTCAGGGATGGCCAACTATGGCTTGGTCATTCTGCGAACAAGACGATGGAGTTTAAGTTGTCGGCCGACTATGAAAAGTGGGATAGGCTGGACGAAGCTGGCAACAAGTTCGGCAAGGTTCCTGCCATTTCTTGGTTCACGAATCTTCCGCACGAGAAGCGCAACGAAGAAATCATTCTTGTTAAGGAGTACCGTGGCCACGAATATGCGTACCCCAGTTATGCCAATTACGACGCCATCGAGGTGTCGCAGGTAAAGGACCTGCCAAAAGACTATTCTGGAGACATGGGCGTACCTATTACGTTCCTGGATAAACATAGCCCTCATCAGTTCGAAATAATAGGACTAGGGATTGCCAGCTCTGGGCTTGAAATTGGCGTCAAACCCTATCTAGCTGAGCACAAGGCTTATAGGAAAACCGTACAACAGAGAGGAGCGGTCGACGGCGACCTCTACATGTTGCGGGAGAGCGAGGTTGTCGTGCCGTATGCGCGAATCATCATCAGGTCCAAGACTTTATAAGAGGCTCGCCTTTAAACATTTGCCCGCAACAAAATGCTTATCGGCGACCTTTAAGCAGAGTGGTTTAAGCCCGGCCGTCTGTTCGAGGGCGTCCGGAACGCAAGGCCGGCTTACCTGCGTGAGTTCGCTTACAAGGATTAGCACCGAACGTGACGGCCCTCCGGAGGGCAAAGCACCCGTTGGACGGGCCGGCTGCTTCGAGGGTAGCTGACACTTGGGGGAGGGATGCCTCTGATAACGACGCCCTGGAGCGCCCCAGCTAGTGAGAGTTGTCTCCATGTCAGGTATCGAGCCGCCCACTTCGATACGTTGCACTGGTCAGGGGCTGGCCGCGGAGCTATCGCTTCGGGGTCGGCGGCCTTACGGTATCCCACCCTCCGACAACCGCGAGGGTCTCAATGAGCGTCCGCGCCACCTCCTCAAATCTTTGGGGGCCTAGCACGGCCGCGCTGGCCGGCTGCAGCCATGCTCGCTCCATCTGGTGGTCGCGCCCGAGGCGCAGACTCATCGCGGATTTAAAACGCGGCCTTTATACGCGTTATAGCCGCCGAAAGTGCGGCGCTTAACCCATCGCCAGCACCCACAAGGATATTCACTCGTAGCACCGCCTCACTGCGATAGCAGGCGGAAAAGTTGACTCGCGCTTGCTACGGGTGCTGCTCTCTCTTGGAGCAGACTTTGACACGTGCCGCCACCTCACCAACCAATTCAAGCACTAGCAACACTTCACTGCATGCCGCCAAGCGTGGCAAAAACGACGAGTTTTATACCCAGCTTACTGACATTGAAAAGGAGCTGCGGCACTACAAGGGCCACTTTGCAGGGAAAACTGTCTTTTGCAACTGCGATGACCCCGAGTGGTCCAACTTCTGGAAGTACTTCACCCTGAACTTTGAGCACCTTGGTTTGGCTAAGTTAGTTGCCACGCATTACGCAAGCGGGGGGCCATCCTACAAACTGGAGTTCACTGGCGCCGATAAGTCTCTGGTCAAGACGGACCTTACAGGCGACGGTGACTTCCGTAGCGCAGAGTGCGTAGAAATCCTGCAAGAAGCGGATATCGTTGTCACGAATCCGCCGTTTTCCCTCTTCAGAGAATACGTGGCTCAGCTCATCGAGCACAAGAAGCAGTTCTTGATAATCGGAAATCAAAACGCGCTTACGTACAAGGAAATCTTCACGCTTATCAAGGAAAACGTCGTCTGGGCGGGGACCGACAACGGAGGAACGAAATGGTTTGAGGTGCCCACGCATTATGAGATACAGACGCAATCAAGAGTTCAAATTATTGATGGAGTGAAGTACTTCAGCATGGGCAGCGTATATTGGTTCACCAACCTTTTCCATAGCAAACGGAAGGCGGAGCTGGTCCTTTTCAAAGTTTACGCGGGGAGCGAAAGTTCCTACCCGCGATACGACAACTTTGATGCCATTGAAGTGTCCAAAGTCAGCGATATTCCATGTGACTATGCCGGGTGCATGGGTGTCCCCATCACGTTCCTAGACAAATACAACCCGTCCCAATTCGAAATCGTGGGGAGTTTTAATGCTGGCGCTCACGGCGAGGAACTAGGCGCCACTAAAACCGCAATTGTCACGAAGGGCAAGTCCATGTTGTGGAACGGCCCGGTAGTGAACAAGGCCCCCCTCTACAAACGCATAATCGTAAAATTGAAGAAGCAAAATGAAAATTGAACCAAGACAGATATCCATCGGGGAGCTGGTAAGTGGATACGCAGACAGCGGCGACGCCGGCGTAGTTGGCTTCGGGGGGAGACTAAACATCCGTCCGCCGTACCAGCGTGAGTTCGTCTACAAGGACGTGCAACGCAACAAGGTTCTCGATACTGTTCGCAAAGGATACCCACTCAATGTAATGTACTGGGTTCGAAACCCAGACCCAGATGCTCCTGACGATGAAAAGCTTGCCAGTTTCGAAGTGCTGGACGGCCAGCAGCGCACGCTGAGTATTTGCAAGTACGTGAAGGGTGACTTTTCAATTGACGAGGTGTATTTTCATAACTTGCCCCAAGACCAAATGGACAAGATTCTTGAATACCCGCTGACAGTGTACGTGTGCGAAGGCCCTGAGAGTGAGAAGCTGGATTGGTTTCAAACTATCAACATTGCCGGTGAAAAGCTTACCGACCAAGAACTCCTGAACTCAATATTTGTTGGCCCGTGGCTGCTATCGGCCAAGGCCTATTTCAGCAAACCGAACTGCCCGGCCTACCAAATCGGTTCCGACTACATGACGGGCTCGCCTATCCGGCAGGAATACCTGGAGACAGCCCTCAACTGGATTGAGGGGGGTAACCCGCGCCGTTACATGTCTGGCCACCAACACGACAAGACTGCCTTTGAACTCTGGAATTACTTTAGCAGCGTCATAAATTGGGTAAAGGCTACATTCCCCGTGGTCCGCAGGGAAATGAAGTCCGTCCCTTGGGGAGAGCTCTATAACAAGCACAAAGACGACGACTTGGACCCGGCCGAGTTAGAAACGCGCGTCGTGGCACTAATGAAGGATGAGGACGTCTCGAGGAAGTCTGGCATCTACTCGTACCTCATCACAAAACAAGAGCGTCACCTCAACTTGCGGGCCTTCACTGACAAGGTTAAGGCAGAGGCTTACGCTCGGCAGGCCGGGGCGTGCGCCGACGTGACGTGCCCAGACAAGGGCCGAATCTTCAAGCTTGACGAGATGGAGGGGGACCACGTCG
This window of the Variovorax sp. PBL-H6 genome carries:
- a CDS encoding glyoxalase superfamily protein yields the protein MNLLFELLSPPWFSQAGVMRTTPVDVPGYGETMEFKSTHTHDSLYSLKAQAEALQVQANASGHPLKRADALEAVAKQNGFRDWNAAAAAGKAGRLVAGSDAAPWTTIDAPLPQLRLRVQRPGDQSHAAVVELMRWAKQLDYIGDHVSDDPGVGDLMAHIGGDIPYVFVRDPGRFEDDLFHLCDRGYDDIEGVVFTREQLEESGVVAWQKLRGSHDGDRMFSVVDDNLRMHSDRVELKQAARVVASIAMMADQLSDASRARP
- a CDS encoding adenine-specific methyltransferase EcoRI family protein — its product is MASASAIRATSANNNSLAAAKRAKNDEFYTQLSDIEKELRQYKDHFKDKVVFCNCDDPEWSSFWKYFTLNFTHLRLAKVVATHYARGEVSYKREYTGGSDMAGVRTSLEGDGDFRSAECIELLCEADIVVTNPPFSLFREYVAQLIEHQKKFVIIGNNNAITYKDIFRLLRDGQLWLGHSANKTMEFKLSADYEKWDRLDEAGNKFGKVPAISWFTNLPHEKRNEEIILVKEYRGHEYAYPSYANYDAIEVSQVKDLPKDYSGDMGVPITFLDKHSPHQFEIIGLGIASSGLEIGVKPYLAEHKAYRKTVQQRGAVDGDLYMLRESEVVVPYARIIIRSKTL
- a CDS encoding adenine-specific methyltransferase EcoRI family protein; amino-acid sequence: MTRAATSPTNSSTSNTSLHAAKRGKNDEFYTQLTDIEKELRHYKGHFAGKTVFCNCDDPEWSNFWKYFTLNFEHLGLAKLVATHYASGGPSYKLEFTGADKSLVKTDLTGDGDFRSAECVEILQEADIVVTNPPFSLFREYVAQLIEHKKQFLIIGNQNALTYKEIFTLIKENVVWAGTDNGGTKWFEVPTHYEIQTQSRVQIIDGVKYFSMGSVYWFTNLFHSKRKAELVLFKVYAGSESSYPRYDNFDAIEVSKVSDIPCDYAGCMGVPITFLDKYNPSQFEIVGSFNAGAHGEELGATKTAIVTKGKSMLWNGPVVNKAPLYKRIIVKLKKQNEN
- a CDS encoding HNH endonuclease family protein, which translates into the protein MKIEPRQISIGELVSGYADSGDAGVVGFGGRLNIRPPYQREFVYKDVQRNKVLDTVRKGYPLNVMYWVRNPDPDAPDDEKLASFEVLDGQQRTLSICKYVKGDFSIDEVYFHNLPQDQMDKILEYPLTVYVCEGPESEKLDWFQTINIAGEKLTDQELLNSIFVGPWLLSAKAYFSKPNCPAYQIGSDYMTGSPIRQEYLETALNWIEGGNPRRYMSGHQHDKTAFELWNYFSSVINWVKATFPVVRREMKSVPWGELYNKHKDDDLDPAELETRVVALMKDEDVSRKSGIYSYLITKQERHLNLRAFTDKVKAEAYARQAGACADVTCPDKGRIFKLDEMEGDHVDPWHAGGKSILANCKMLCKSCNRRKGGV